A DNA window from Buttiauxella agrestis contains the following coding sequences:
- the purR gene encoding HTH-type transcriptional repressor PurR — protein sequence MATIKDVAKRANVSTTTVSHVINKTRFVAEETRNAVWAAIKELHYSPSAVARSLKVNHTKTIGLLATSSEAPYFAEIIEAVENSCFEKGYTLILGNAHNNFEKQRAYLSMMAQKRVDGLLVMCSEYPEYLLTMLEEYRHIPMVVMDWGEARADFTDSVVDNAFHGGYLAGRYLIERGHREIGAIPGQMERNTGGGRHAGFMKALEEAGIAIPENWIVQGDFEPESGYRAMQQILGQSHRPTAVFCGGDIMAMGAICAADEMGLRVPQDVSVIGYDNVRNARFFSPALTTIHQPKDSLGETAFNMLLDRIVNKREESQSIEVHPRLIERRSVADGPFRDYRR from the coding sequence ATGGCGACAATCAAGGACGTGGCGAAGCGCGCAAACGTTTCCACTACAACCGTATCACATGTGATTAACAAAACTCGTTTTGTGGCGGAAGAGACACGCAATGCGGTCTGGGCGGCAATCAAAGAATTGCACTATTCACCCAGTGCCGTCGCACGCAGCCTTAAAGTTAATCACACCAAAACGATTGGTCTGCTTGCCACTTCCAGCGAAGCCCCCTATTTCGCCGAGATCATCGAAGCCGTGGAAAATAGCTGCTTTGAAAAAGGCTACACTCTGATTCTGGGTAATGCGCACAACAACTTTGAAAAACAGCGCGCTTATTTATCAATGATGGCGCAAAAGCGCGTCGATGGCCTGCTGGTGATGTGTTCTGAGTATCCGGAATATCTGCTGACCATGCTCGAAGAATACCGCCATATCCCAATGGTGGTGATGGACTGGGGCGAAGCTCGCGCAGACTTCACCGACTCAGTGGTCGATAACGCGTTCCACGGCGGTTATCTGGCCGGGCGTTATTTGATTGAACGCGGCCACCGTGAAATTGGTGCCATTCCTGGCCAAATGGAACGTAATACCGGCGGTGGTCGTCACGCAGGCTTTATGAAAGCGCTGGAAGAAGCCGGTATCGCCATTCCAGAAAACTGGATTGTTCAGGGTGACTTTGAGCCAGAGTCTGGCTACCGCGCGATGCAGCAGATCCTCGGCCAGTCTCATCGTCCAACGGCAGTATTCTGTGGCGGCGATATTATGGCGATGGGCGCGATTTGTGCCGCTGATGAGATGGGTCTGCGTGTGCCGCAGGATGTCTCCGTTATTGGTTACGACAATGTGCGCAATGCGCGTTTCTTCTCGCCTGCCCTGACCACCATTCACCAGCCGAAAGATTCGCTGGGTGAAACGGCGTTTAACATGCTGCTGGACCGTATCGTCAACAAACGCGAAGAGTCGCAATCAATTGAAGTGCATCCGCGCCTGATTGAACGCCGCTCCGTAGCCGACGGTCCGTTCCGCGATTATCGCCGCTAA
- a CDS encoding PTS sugar transporter subunit IIC, with the protein MSIYQKMVNVIEHKVTPMAGAMGSQRHVIAIRDGFISALPFMIIGSFLLVFIFPPFSPDSTWSFARSWLNFSLTYREQLMLPFNLSMGVMTFFISVGIGASLGKHYKLDPIMTGLLAFMAFLLVAAPYKDGQISTQYFSGQGIFTALITAIYASEMYAFLKRHNITIRLPKEVPTGVARSFEILIPVVVIVATLHPLNLFIESTTGMIIPEAIMHLLAPLVSASDSLPAILISVFICQILWFAGIHGALIVTGIMNPFWMANLSANQTALAAGNVLPHIYLQGFWDHYLLIGGVGSTLPLAFLLLRSRAIHLRTIGKMGVVPSFFNINEPILFGTPIIMNPLFFLPFTLVPMINATLAYIATKLGWVAQVVSLTPWTTPAPIGASWAANWAVSPVIMCLICMVMSAVMYYPFLKAYERTLIKQDEERSAQESENPITVN; encoded by the coding sequence ATGAGCATCTACCAAAAAATGGTCAATGTGATTGAGCACAAAGTCACCCCCATGGCTGGAGCAATGGGTTCTCAGCGCCATGTCATCGCTATCCGCGATGGTTTTATCTCAGCTCTGCCGTTCATGATTATCGGTTCGTTCTTGTTAGTGTTTATTTTCCCGCCGTTCTCGCCTGATAGCACCTGGAGTTTTGCCCGCTCGTGGCTGAATTTCTCGCTCACTTATCGTGAACAACTCATGCTGCCGTTTAACCTCAGCATGGGCGTGATGACGTTCTTTATCTCCGTCGGTATCGGCGCAAGTCTTGGCAAGCATTACAAGCTCGACCCTATCATGACGGGTCTGTTAGCATTTATGGCCTTTTTGCTGGTTGCCGCGCCCTATAAAGACGGGCAAATTTCGACGCAGTATTTCTCGGGCCAGGGCATCTTTACCGCGCTGATTACGGCGATTTACGCCAGTGAAATGTATGCGTTCTTAAAGCGCCACAACATCACCATTCGCCTGCCAAAAGAAGTGCCCACCGGCGTGGCGCGTTCCTTTGAAATCCTGATCCCGGTGGTCGTAATTGTCGCCACGCTGCACCCGCTGAACCTGTTCATCGAGTCCACCACCGGCATGATTATTCCTGAAGCGATTATGCACCTGTTGGCGCCACTGGTTTCAGCATCAGACTCCTTGCCTGCGATTCTGATTTCCGTGTTTATCTGCCAAATCCTGTGGTTTGCCGGTATTCACGGCGCGTTAATCGTCACCGGGATTATGAACCCGTTCTGGATGGCGAACCTTTCCGCTAACCAGACCGCGCTCGCCGCAGGCAATGTTCTGCCGCATATCTATCTGCAAGGTTTCTGGGATCACTACCTACTGATTGGGGGCGTAGGTTCAACGCTCCCGCTGGCCTTCTTATTGCTGCGCAGTCGTGCCATTCACCTGCGCACCATCGGTAAAATGGGCGTGGTTCCGAGCTTCTTTAACATCAACGAACCGATTCTGTTCGGTACGCCAATCATCATGAACCCGCTGTTCTTCCTGCCGTTTACGCTCGTGCCGATGATTAACGCAACACTTGCCTATATCGCGACCAAATTAGGTTGGGTCGCTCAAGTGGTATCGCTCACTCCGTGGACAACACCTGCGCCGATTGGGGCCTCCTGGGCCGCAAACTGGGCGGTAAGTCCCGTAATTATGTGTCTAATTTGTATGGTCATGTCGGCTGTGATGTATTACCCATTCCTGAAAGCATACGAACGCACTCTCATCAAACAGGATGAAGAACGTAGCGCGCAGGAAAGTGAAAACCCGATTACCGTGAACTAA
- a CDS encoding TetR/AcrR family transcriptional regulator, which produces MNRHPDHDTREHLLATGEQLCLQRGFTGMGLSELLSTAEVPKGSFYHYFRSKEAFGVAMLERYYTAYNLRLQQHFSCGAGTYRERLLAWYQETVNWFSQHGSLISCLTVKLSAEVCDLSEDMRAALNQGSAQIVSQLADALEKGHAEKSLKLTDSALSQAQVIYALWLGASLQAKISRSAIPLECALAHVTQLLAEPVS; this is translated from the coding sequence ATGAACAGACATCCTGACCATGACACACGCGAACACCTCCTTGCGACTGGCGAGCAGCTTTGCCTGCAACGCGGTTTTACTGGCATGGGGTTGAGCGAGTTGTTAAGCACTGCCGAAGTCCCGAAAGGCTCTTTCTACCATTACTTTCGCTCTAAAGAAGCGTTTGGCGTGGCGATGCTGGAGCGCTATTACACGGCTTATAACCTGCGCTTGCAGCAGCATTTTTCATGTGGCGCGGGAACGTACCGCGAAAGATTGCTGGCCTGGTATCAGGAAACTGTTAACTGGTTCTCTCAGCACGGTAGCCTGATAAGCTGTTTGACGGTCAAGCTTTCGGCTGAGGTTTGCGACCTTTCGGAAGATATGCGTGCGGCGCTGAATCAAGGCTCGGCACAAATTGTTTCCCAGCTTGCAGATGCCCTGGAAAAAGGTCACGCAGAGAAAAGCCTGAAATTGACCGATTCCGCGTTAAGCCAGGCTCAGGTGATTTATGCCCTTTGGCTAGGAGCGAGCCTGCAGGCGAAGATTTCACGTAGCGCGATACCGCTGGAATGCGCCCTCGCCCACGTTACTCAATTGTTAGCGGAACCTGTCTCCTGA
- the punC gene encoding purine nucleoside transporter PunC yields the protein MQPSKGFLIWLAGLSVLGFLATDMYLPAFAAIQQDLQTDASAVSASLSLFLAGFAFAQLMWGPLSDHFGRKPVLLAGLSLFAVGCIGMLWVESATALLVLRFVQAVGVCSAAVSWQALVTDYYPANRANRIFATIMPLVGLSPALAPLLGSWILVHFDWQAIFATLFGITLVLMIPTLRLKPRTQHHPQTEDNKVSFMSLLRNRVYSGNVLIYAACSASFFAWLTGSPFILNDMGYSPAAIGLSYVPQTIAFLIGGYGCRSALQKWNGKQMLPWLLALYTLSIFGTWAVSISGHATLTLLLIPFCIMAIANGAIYPIVVASALLPFPQATGKAAALQNTLQLGLCFLASLMVSWLVATPLLTTTSVMLVTIALAMLGYLMQRRKNVEVWQAAESDAH from the coding sequence ATGCAACCATCAAAAGGATTTCTTATCTGGCTGGCCGGATTAAGTGTGCTGGGGTTCCTCGCCACAGACATGTATCTGCCAGCTTTCGCGGCTATTCAGCAAGATTTACAGACCGATGCTTCCGCGGTGAGCGCAAGCCTGAGTTTGTTCCTCGCCGGATTTGCGTTCGCCCAGTTAATGTGGGGGCCGCTGTCTGACCATTTCGGCCGCAAACCTGTGTTACTGGCCGGGTTGAGCCTGTTTGCCGTCGGTTGTATCGGCATGTTGTGGGTCGAAAGCGCCACCGCGCTGTTGGTCCTGCGCTTTGTACAGGCCGTGGGTGTGTGTTCTGCGGCGGTGAGCTGGCAGGCACTGGTGACGGATTATTACCCGGCGAATCGCGCAAATCGTATTTTCGCCACGATTATGCCGCTGGTTGGCTTGTCTCCGGCACTGGCACCGCTGCTCGGTAGCTGGATTTTGGTGCACTTCGACTGGCAGGCGATCTTCGCCACCCTGTTTGGAATCACCCTGGTGCTGATGATCCCAACGCTGCGCCTGAAGCCACGCACTCAGCATCACCCGCAAACGGAAGACAATAAAGTCAGCTTTATGTCGTTGCTGCGCAATCGCGTATATAGCGGCAACGTATTGATTTATGCCGCTTGTTCCGCAAGCTTCTTTGCCTGGTTGACCGGTTCCCCATTCATCCTGAACGATATGGGTTACAGCCCGGCGGCAATCGGCCTGAGCTACGTGCCACAAACCATTGCCTTCCTGATTGGCGGTTACGGTTGTCGCAGCGCGCTGCAAAAATGGAACGGTAAGCAAATGCTGCCCTGGCTGCTGGCTTTATATACGCTGAGTATTTTCGGCACCTGGGCGGTTTCGATAAGCGGTCACGCGACCCTGACGCTGCTGCTGATCCCATTCTGTATCATGGCAATCGCCAACGGTGCAATTTACCCCATCGTTGTCGCTTCAGCACTGCTGCCATTCCCGCAGGCCACGGGTAAAGCCGCTGCGCTGCAAAACACGCTGCAATTGGGCCTGTGCTTCCTGGCAAGTTTGATGGTGTCCTGGCTTGTGGCAACGCCGCTGCTGACGACCACCAGCGTGATGCTGGTGACCATTGCGCTGGCAATGTTAGGTTATCTGATGCAGCGCCGTAAAAATGTCGAGGTCTGGCAAGCTGCTGAATCCGACGCGCATTAG
- the punR gene encoding DNA-binding transcriptional activator PunR — protein sequence MWSEYSLEVIDAVARNGSFSGAAQELHRVPSAISYTVRQLEEWLAVPLFERRHRDVELTPAGVFFLKEGRSVIKKMMTTRQQCQQIANGWRGHLAIAVDNIVKPERTRQLVLDFYRHFPDIELHIFQEVFNGVWDALADGRVEVAIGATQAIPVGGRFAFRDMGTLSWRCVVAANHPLAIQGGTLSDDDLRAWPSLVLEDTSRSLPKRITWLLDNQRRVVVPDWESGSDCLSAGLCIGMVPLHIARPWVDSGKWCELTLDNPFPDAACCLTWKQNDASPALAWLLDYLGDSETMNQEWLQEPL from the coding sequence ATGTGGTCAGAATATTCGCTGGAAGTGATAGATGCGGTGGCGCGCAATGGCAGCTTCAGTGGTGCTGCACAGGAGTTGCACCGCGTTCCGTCTGCCATCAGCTATACGGTACGGCAACTGGAAGAGTGGTTAGCTGTGCCGCTGTTTGAACGCCGTCACCGTGACGTGGAATTAACCCCCGCAGGCGTCTTTTTTTTGAAGGAAGGGCGCTCTGTTATCAAAAAAATGATGACGACACGGCAACAGTGCCAGCAGATCGCAAATGGATGGCGCGGACACCTGGCGATTGCGGTCGATAATATTGTAAAACCGGAGCGCACGCGCCAGCTGGTGTTGGATTTCTACCGTCATTTCCCGGATATCGAGCTGCATATTTTTCAGGAAGTTTTTAACGGCGTGTGGGACGCACTGGCGGATGGGCGCGTTGAAGTTGCGATTGGCGCCACTCAGGCTATTCCTGTCGGTGGGCGTTTTGCCTTCCGGGACATGGGGACACTGAGCTGGCGTTGCGTGGTGGCAGCGAATCATCCCCTGGCGATACAAGGCGGCACATTGAGTGATGACGACTTGCGAGCCTGGCCGTCGCTGGTTCTGGAAGATACTTCGCGTTCTTTACCCAAACGTATTACCTGGCTGCTGGATAACCAGCGGCGCGTAGTGGTACCGGATTGGGAATCGGGTTCCGATTGCCTGAGTGCAGGTTTGTGTATCGGTATGGTGCCATTGCATATCGCCAGACCGTGGGTAGATTCTGGTAAATGGTGCGAGCTGACGTTGGATAACCCATTCCCGGATGCCGCGTGTTGCCTGACGTGGAAGCAAAATGATGCGTCACCCGCGCTAGCCTGGTTACTAGATTATCTGGGAGATAGCGAAACGATGAATCAGGAGTGGTTGCAGGAGCCATTATAA
- the sodB gene encoding superoxide dismutase [Fe] yields MSFELPALPYAKDALAPHISAETLEYHYGKHHQTYVTNLNNLVKGTAFEGKTLEEIVRTSEGGVFNNAAQVWNHTFYWNCLAPNAGGEPTGALLEAINKSFGSFAEFKQQFTDAAIKNFGAGWTWLVKQEDGALAIVSTSNAGTPLTTAAKPLLTVDVWEHAYYIDYRNARAGYLEHFWALVNWEFVAKNLAA; encoded by the coding sequence ATGTCGTTCGAATTACCTGCACTACCATATGCGAAAGATGCATTAGCCCCGCACATCTCTGCTGAAACGCTGGAATACCATTACGGTAAACACCATCAAACCTACGTCACTAACCTGAACAATCTGGTTAAGGGCACCGCGTTTGAAGGTAAAACTCTGGAAGAGATCGTTCGTACTTCAGAAGGCGGCGTATTCAACAACGCAGCACAGGTGTGGAACCACACTTTCTACTGGAACTGTCTGGCGCCAAACGCAGGTGGCGAACCAACAGGCGCACTGCTGGAAGCCATCAATAAATCTTTTGGTAGCTTTGCTGAATTCAAACAGCAGTTTACCGACGCGGCTATCAAAAACTTCGGCGCGGGTTGGACCTGGCTGGTTAAGCAAGAAGATGGCGCATTAGCTATCGTTTCAACGTCTAACGCGGGCACCCCGCTGACCACTGCGGCAAAACCGCTGTTGACGGTAGACGTTTGGGAACATGCTTACTACATCGACTACCGTAATGCTCGTGCAGGCTACCTTGAGCATTTCTGGGCGCTGGTGAACTGGGAATTTGTTGCGAAGAATCTGGCAGCGTAA
- a CDS encoding C40 family peptidase: protein MARITKTSITLCALLFTLPYIPLTQASEHARPVVAQKAHVVKSTTKSTEKSSKSKEKTTTASKKSTTTKTASKKKETAAAKSKTAKNASSTKTKTLAKTDRKKSSQLAKVQPVTFTEKCSKPRKGYKTRCVKVKAEHPTTIAQAHKVRVQKAQKTAMNKLMGQIGKPYRWGGTSPNTGFDCSGLVYYAYKDLVKFRIPRTANEMYHLRDASSVDRGELETGDLVFFRTRGRGTADHVGVYVGNGKFIQSPRTGRDIQITSLSEDYWQRHYVGAKRVMTSKTIR from the coding sequence GTGGCGCGGATAACAAAAACATCTATCACGCTCTGTGCTCTGCTATTTACCTTGCCGTATATACCATTGACGCAGGCGTCTGAACACGCTCGTCCCGTGGTCGCGCAAAAGGCGCACGTTGTGAAATCCACAACGAAGAGCACAGAAAAGAGCAGTAAGAGTAAAGAGAAAACCACTACCGCCAGCAAGAAAAGCACCACCACCAAGACCGCAAGCAAGAAAAAAGAAACCGCTGCTGCGAAAAGTAAAACCGCTAAAAACGCCAGCAGTACAAAAACCAAGACTCTTGCCAAAACCGACCGCAAAAAATCCTCTCAGCTTGCAAAAGTCCAGCCTGTTACTTTCACCGAAAAATGCAGTAAACCTCGCAAAGGTTACAAAACGCGTTGTGTGAAAGTTAAAGCAGAGCATCCAACGACTATTGCTCAGGCGCATAAAGTCCGCGTGCAAAAAGCACAAAAAACGGCAATGAATAAATTGATGGGCCAGATTGGCAAACCGTATCGCTGGGGAGGCACGTCGCCAAATACCGGCTTCGATTGCAGCGGTCTGGTTTACTACGCTTACAAAGACCTGGTGAAATTCCGCATTCCGCGCACCGCGAACGAAATGTACCACCTGCGTGATGCTTCTTCAGTAGACCGTGGCGAACTGGAAACAGGCGACCTGGTCTTCTTCCGCACCCGTGGTCGCGGCACCGCTGACCACGTCGGCGTGTATGTCGGAAATGGCAAATTCATCCAGTCCCCTCGCACGGGTCGCGATATTCAAATCACGTCGTTAAGTGAAGATTACTGGCAGCGCCACTATGTGGGTGCCAAACGCGTTATGACCTCAAAAACCATTCGCTAA
- a CDS encoding alkene reductase, with amino-acid sequence MSADKLFTPLKVGAITVPNRIFMAPLTRLRSIVPGDIPTPLMGEYYRQRASSGLIISEATQISAQAKGYEGAPGLHSDEQIAAWKKITAGVHAADGRIAVQLWHTGRISHTSIQPGQQAPVAPSALSAGTRTSLRDENGHAIRVDTSMPRALELNEIPGIVNDFRQAVGNARDAGFDMVELHSAHGYLLHQFLSPSSNHRTDEYGGSRENRARLVLEVVDAVSKEWSADRIGIRVSPVGSFQNVDNGPDEEADALYLIEELNKRGIAYLHMSEPDWAGGKPYTEAFRQKVRDCFNGVIIGAGAYTPEKAEALIEKGLIDAVAFGRDYIANPDLVERLHRNAELNAQRPETFYGGGAEGYTDYPTL; translated from the coding sequence ATGTCAGCAGATAAATTATTTACTCCATTGAAAGTGGGTGCCATTACCGTTCCAAACCGCATTTTTATGGCGCCACTGACCCGACTGCGCAGCATTGTACCGGGTGATATCCCTACGCCTTTGATGGGTGAATATTACCGCCAGCGTGCCAGCTCAGGGCTTATCATCAGCGAAGCGACACAGATTTCTGCGCAAGCGAAAGGTTATGAAGGCGCGCCAGGTTTGCATAGCGATGAGCAAATTGCTGCCTGGAAGAAAATTACCGCGGGCGTTCACGCCGCAGATGGCCGTATTGCTGTGCAACTGTGGCATACCGGTCGCATTTCGCACACCAGCATTCAGCCAGGCCAGCAAGCACCGGTTGCTCCGTCTGCGCTGTCTGCCGGTACCCGCACTTCGCTTCGTGATGAAAACGGCCATGCCATTCGCGTCGATACTTCCATGCCGCGTGCACTTGAGCTGAATGAAATTCCAGGCATCGTGAATGACTTCCGCCAGGCGGTAGGAAACGCACGCGACGCTGGTTTTGATATGGTTGAACTGCACTCTGCGCACGGTTATTTGTTGCACCAGTTCCTCTCGCCATCTTCTAACCATCGCACCGATGAGTACGGCGGTAGCCGTGAAAACCGTGCGCGTCTGGTGCTGGAAGTGGTTGATGCCGTGAGCAAAGAATGGAGCGCCGATCGTATTGGTATTCGTGTCTCTCCTGTCGGTTCATTCCAGAATGTGGACAACGGCCCGGATGAAGAAGCCGATGCGTTGTATCTCATTGAAGAATTGAACAAACGTGGCATCGCCTATCTGCACATGTCCGAGCCTGACTGGGCGGGCGGCAAGCCATACACCGAAGCATTCCGTCAGAAAGTACGCGACTGTTTCAACGGTGTGATCATTGGTGCAGGCGCTTATACCCCGGAAAAAGCCGAAGCATTAATCGAGAAAGGTTTGATTGACGCCGTCGCGTTTGGCCGTGATTACATCGCGAACCCTGATTTGGTTGAGCGCCTGCATCGCAATGCAGAACTCAACGCCCAGCGCCCTGAAACCTTCTACGGCGGTGGCGCTGAGGGTTATACCGATTATCCGACATTATAA
- the cydH gene encoding cytochrome bd-I oxidase subunit CydH has product MSTDLKFSITTTVIVLALIVFGALTAVLH; this is encoded by the coding sequence ATGAGCACAGATTTGAAATTTTCAATCACCACAACGGTTATTGTTCTGGCACTGATCGTATTTGGCGCGTTAACCGCCGTACTGCACTGA
- a CDS encoding Grx4 family monothiol glutaredoxin, protein MSTIEKIQQQITENPILLYMKGSPKLPSCGFSAQAVQALSACGERFAYVDILQNPDIRAELPKYANWPTFPQLWVDGELVGGCDIIIEMYQRGELQSLIKETAAKHKSEEPDAE, encoded by the coding sequence ATGAGCACTATTGAAAAAATCCAACAACAGATCACCGAGAACCCCATTCTTCTGTATATGAAAGGTTCTCCGAAACTGCCTAGCTGTGGTTTCTCTGCCCAGGCTGTGCAGGCGCTGTCTGCCTGTGGCGAGCGTTTCGCATACGTTGATATTTTACAGAATCCAGACATCCGTGCTGAGCTGCCAAAATACGCAAACTGGCCGACTTTCCCGCAACTGTGGGTTGATGGCGAGCTGGTTGGCGGCTGTGACATCATCATCGAAATGTATCAGCGTGGTGAGTTGCAATCTCTGATTAAAGAGACCGCAGCGAAACACAAATCTGAAGAGCCAGACGCAGAGTAA
- the gloA gene encoding lactoylglutathione lyase has product MRLLHTMLRVGNLQRSIEFYTNVLGMTLLRTSENPEYKYSLAFVGYGPETEEAVIELTYNWGTESYDLGNAYGHIALSVDNAAEACERIRQNGGNVTREAGPVKGGSTVIAFVEDPDGYKIELIESKDAGKGLGH; this is encoded by the coding sequence ATGCGCTTACTTCATACCATGCTGCGTGTCGGCAACCTGCAACGCTCCATCGAGTTTTACACTAACGTACTGGGCATGACCCTGCTGCGTACCAGCGAAAACCCTGAATACAAATACTCTCTGGCCTTCGTGGGTTACGGTCCGGAAACTGAAGAAGCGGTTATTGAGCTGACTTATAACTGGGGCACCGAAAGCTATGATTTGGGCAATGCTTACGGTCACATCGCGCTGAGCGTTGATAATGCAGCCGAAGCTTGCGAACGTATTCGCCAAAACGGTGGCAATGTGACGCGTGAAGCTGGTCCGGTCAAAGGTGGCTCCACCGTTATCGCTTTCGTTGAAGATCCCGACGGCTACAAAATTGAGCTGATCGAAAGTAAAGACGCTGGCAAAGGTCTGGGTCACTAA
- the rnt gene encoding ribonuclease T encodes MSDNTQLHSLCDRFRGFYPVVIDVETAGFNAKTDALLEVAAITLKMDQDGWLSPDETLHFHVDPFEGAILQPEALAFNGIDPHNPLRGAVSEYDALHAIFKMVRKGIKDSGCNRAIMVAHNATFDHSFMMAAAERASLKRNPFHPFVTFDTAALSGLALGQTVLAKACIAAGMPFDSSQAHSALYDTEQTAHLFCEIVNRWKRLGGWPLPLPAEPES; translated from the coding sequence ATGTCTGACAACACGCAACTGCATAGCCTGTGCGACCGTTTTCGTGGTTTTTATCCGGTAGTCATTGATGTAGAAACAGCCGGCTTTAACGCGAAAACCGATGCTTTACTGGAAGTCGCAGCCATCACTTTAAAGATGGATCAAGACGGCTGGTTATCGCCGGATGAAACCCTGCATTTCCATGTCGATCCGTTTGAGGGTGCAATCCTTCAGCCTGAAGCGCTGGCCTTTAATGGTATCGACCCGCACAACCCGTTGCGTGGTGCCGTCAGCGAATATGATGCGCTGCATGCGATTTTCAAAATGGTGCGTAAAGGCATCAAAGACAGCGGATGCAACCGTGCGATTATGGTCGCCCATAACGCCACATTCGATCACAGCTTTATGATGGCGGCGGCAGAACGCGCGTCGCTCAAACGTAACCCGTTCCATCCGTTTGTCACCTTTGATACCGCCGCGCTAAGCGGACTGGCGTTAGGTCAAACGGTGTTGGCGAAAGCGTGCATCGCCGCGGGCATGCCGTTTGACAGCAGCCAGGCGCACTCTGCTCTGTATGACACCGAGCAAACTGCGCACCTGTTTTGCGAAATCGTCAACCGCTGGAAACGCTTAGGTGGCTGGCCTCTTCCACTCCCGGCCGAACCTGAATCTTAA
- the cfa gene encoding cyclopropane fatty acyl phospholipid synthase yields MSSSCIEEVSIRNNPWYRIVNEMLAKAGVEINGPRPFDIQVKHPDFFKRVLQEGTLGLGESYMDGWWDCERLDIFFNNTIRAGLENQLPRHLKDTLRIAAARIMNLQSKKRAWIVGKEHYDLGNDLFSRMLDEHMQYSCGYWKEATTLGDAQNAKLKMICDKLQLEPGMTLLDIGCGWGGLAQYAARHYGVAVHGVTISAEQQKMAQERCAGLDVTILLQDYRELDMQFDRIVSVGMFEHVGPKNYATYFSVADRNLKPEGIFLLHTIGSNKTNNNVDPWIDKYIFPNGCLPSVRQIAQASEGHFVMEDWHNFGADYDKTLMAWNERFLHHWPEIADNYSERFQRMFSYYLNACAGAFRARDIQLWQIVFSRGIEDGLRVPH; encoded by the coding sequence ATGAGTTCATCGTGTATAGAAGAAGTCAGCATAAGAAATAACCCGTGGTATCGAATTGTTAACGAAATGCTCGCTAAAGCCGGTGTGGAAATCAACGGCCCGCGCCCTTTCGATATACAGGTTAAGCATCCCGATTTTTTTAAACGCGTCCTGCAAGAGGGTACACTCGGGCTGGGTGAAAGCTATATGGACGGTTGGTGGGACTGCGAGCGTCTGGATATATTTTTCAATAACACCATTCGTGCCGGACTGGAGAATCAACTTCCCCGCCATTTAAAAGACACACTGCGTATTGCCGCGGCCCGGATAATGAATCTGCAATCTAAAAAACGCGCCTGGATTGTTGGCAAAGAACATTACGATCTTGGCAATGATTTATTTAGCCGCATGCTTGATGAGCATATGCAATATTCCTGTGGTTACTGGAAAGAAGCCACCACGCTCGGCGACGCGCAGAATGCCAAACTAAAAATGATCTGCGATAAACTCCAACTGGAACCGGGAATGACGCTGCTGGATATTGGTTGCGGCTGGGGCGGTCTTGCACAATATGCGGCCCGACATTACGGCGTCGCGGTGCACGGTGTCACAATCTCTGCCGAACAACAAAAAATGGCGCAGGAACGGTGTGCGGGTCTTGATGTGACTATTTTGCTGCAAGACTATCGCGAACTGGATATGCAATTTGACCGCATTGTTTCCGTCGGTATGTTTGAACATGTCGGGCCAAAAAACTATGCCACCTATTTTAGTGTCGCCGACCGTAATCTGAAACCGGAAGGGATTTTCCTCCTGCACACCATTGGTTCTAATAAAACCAATAACAACGTGGATCCGTGGATTGATAAATATATCTTCCCGAATGGGTGTCTGCCATCGGTGCGCCAGATTGCACAAGCCAGCGAAGGGCATTTCGTGATGGAAGACTGGCATAACTTTGGTGCCGATTACGATAAAACATTGATGGCCTGGAATGAGCGTTTCCTGCACCACTGGCCTGAAATCGCCGATAACTATTCCGAACGTTTTCAACGCATGTTTAGTTATTATCTGAATGCCTGTGCCGGAGCCTTCCGCGCCCGTGATATTCAGCTATGGCAAATTGTCTTTAGTCGCGGCATTGAAGACGGCTTACGTGTTCCACATTAA